The following proteins are encoded in a genomic region of Danio rerio strain Tuebingen ecotype United States chromosome 16, GRCz12tu, whole genome shotgun sequence:
- the stx12l gene encoding syntaxin-12, protein MIVCFLSIHFDFCERSSASPPHLSITVTVIMSYGMMDSSHSQSQPRDFNNLTQTCSSNIQKITQNTGQIKSMLFQLGTRPDTPELQDRLQQVQHYTNQLAKETNRHLKDLGTLPQPQSPSEQRQQRIQKDRLMNDFSAALNNFQVVQRRAAERERESVARARAGSRFQVDELNQDEQLVTFEKNEGWRMQTEEEPVTEEDLELIKERETNIRQLESDIMDVNQIFKDLAVMIHDQGDMIDSIEANVESAEVHVERGAEQLQHAAYYQRKSRKRMCILALVLSLVATIFAIIIWQAIR, encoded by the exons ATGATCGTGTGTTTCCTTTCTATTCATTTCGATTTCTGTGAGAGGAGCAGCGCATCGCCGCCGCATCTGAGCATCACAGTTACAG TCATCATGTCTTACGGAATGATGGACAGCAGCCACTCACAGTCACAGCCGAGAGATTTCAACAACCTCACGCAGACATGCAGCTCAAACATCCAGAAAATCACACAAAACA CTGGCCAAATCAAGAGCATGCTGTTCCAACTTGGCACGAGACCAGACACACCTGAACTTCAGGACAGACT CCAGCAAGTGCAGCACTACACAAACCAGTTAGCAAAAGAGACCAACAGACACCTGAAAGACCTGGGCACTTTACCACAGCCACAGTCCCCTTCAGAACAG CGTCAGCAGAGGATTCAGAAAGACCGGCTGATGAATGACTTCTCAGCTGCTCTCAACAATTTCCAAGTGGTCCAACGGCGAGCCGCAGAGAGGGAGCGGGAATCAGTTGCGAGGGCACGAGCTGGATCCAGATTCCAG GTGGATGAGCTCAATCAAGATGAGCAGCTTGTGACATTTGAAAA gaATGAAGGCTGGAGAATGCAGACAGAAGAGGAGCCTGTCACAGAAGAGGACCTTGAGCTTATTAAAGAAAGAGAGACCAATATCCGTCAGCTGGAG TCAGACATTATGGATGTGAATCAAATCTTCAAGGACCTTGCTGTTATGATCCACGACCAGGGTGACATGATAG ATAGCATTGAAGCCAATGTAGAGAGTGCAGAGGTGCATGTGGAACGAGGGGCCGAACAGCTCCAGCATGCTGCATATTACCAG agAAAGTCCCGCAAGAGGATGTGCATTCTGGCTCTTGTCCTGTCTCTAGTGGCCACCATCTTTGCCATAATTATTTGGCAAGCAATCAGATAA
- the popdc3 gene encoding popeye domain-containing protein 3 (The RefSeq protein has 2 substitutions compared to this genomic sequence), whose translation MDLLPENNVTEEVLEYPVCSEWKEHPEGSVFHLAHILLVLGFMGGSGFYGLLYMFCFLTLGFFCYSIWAWSDPCTTDSFSWTFALFAFCLGQLIHVAYRLRSVTFEKEFQDLYECLFKKLGVSLIHFGKIVESCEGDVHTIEKDHFFAMEGKTPIDKLSVLVSGRIRVTVNGEFLHFIYPFQFLDSPEWDSLRPSEEGFFQVTLRADIRCRYVAWRRKKLYLLFAQHRYIAKIFALLVRNDIAEKLFSLNDKAFDIRGFRYDLRLPSFCNGPGPEIANTNESRPVLGQSETKPAERDS comes from the exons ATGGATCTTTTACCTGAGAATAACGTGACAGAAGAGGTTCTGGAATACCCGGTATGCTCGGAATGGAAGGAACATCCCGAAGGATCGGTATTTCATCTCGCGCACATTTTGCTGGTTTTGGGATTTATGGGAGGCAGTGGCTTTTATGGATTACTCTACATGTTCTGCTTTTTAACACTGGGCTTTTTCTGTTACTCGATCTGGGCTTGGTCTGACCCCTGCACGACCGACTCGTTTTCGTGGACTTTTGCGCTTTTCGCCTTCTGTTTGGGACAACTTATCCACGTGGCGTACCGATTACGAAGCGTCACTTTTGAAAAGGAGTTCCAGGATCTGTACGAATGCTTATTCAAAAAGCTGGGGGTGTCCTTAATACACTTCGGGAAAATCGTGGAGTCATGTGAAGGCGATGTGCACACTATTGAGAAAGACCACTTCTTCGCCATGGAGGGTAAAACGCCTATTGACAAACTGTCAGTTCTTGTTTCAGGCAG GATACGAGTGACGGTGAACGGGGAGTTTTTGCACTTCATCTATCCATTTCAGTTCCTGGACTCTCCAGAATGGGATTCCCTCAGACCCTCAGAAGAAGGTTTTTTTcag GTTACATTACGCGCGGATATCCGTTGTCGGTACGTGGCGTGGCGGAGGAAGAAACTGTACCTGCTGTTCGCGCAGCACCGCTACATCGCCAAGATCTTCGCGCTGCTGGTGCGCAATGACATCGCGGAGAAACTCTTCTCCCTGAACGACAAGGCTTTCGACATACGCGGGTTCCGCTATGATCTCCGGTTACCGAGCTTCTGTAACGGGCCGGGCCCAGAATTAGCAAACACAAATGAATCTCGGCCAGTGCTGGGACAGAGTGAAACCAAACCGGCATAGAGAGACTCGTGA